In Candidatus Desulforudis audaxviator MP104C, a genomic segment contains:
- a CDS encoding NF038143 family protein codes for MSGKPAAILAYEEQLAKNVALQIRAGQPRPLWQYFVPFKFLFEIFAAKREMSWFSKDFLFVRKLALDAARDIVEGQDRQESLAEVGAAIKDWLSSHALYSEELHQKQAALADLLCTHYSRLLLAEGKDHTFLVRNAYGSRAEYESFLRRLAAAESEIDRVIVAMRGQSAGLQAQMSAKQRAVTTLRAKDTGGFFPQ; via the coding sequence ATGTCCGGGAAGCCCGCAGCCATCCTGGCCTATGAAGAACAGTTAGCCAAAAACGTGGCGCTCCAGATCAGGGCCGGCCAACCCCGGCCTCTCTGGCAGTATTTCGTACCCTTTAAGTTCTTGTTTGAGATTTTCGCCGCCAAACGGGAAATGAGTTGGTTTTCCAAAGACTTTCTGTTTGTCAGGAAACTGGCCCTGGACGCGGCCCGGGATATCGTCGAGGGGCAGGACCGACAGGAGAGCTTGGCCGAAGTAGGCGCGGCGATCAAGGATTGGCTCTCTTCCCACGCCCTCTATTCGGAAGAGCTCCACCAAAAACAAGCGGCCTTGGCCGATTTGCTCTGCACCCACTACTCCCGCCTGCTACTGGCGGAGGGCAAGGACCACACCTTCCTGGTCAGAAACGCTTATGGGTCCCGGGCGGAATACGAGTCTTTCCTGCGCCGACTCGCCGCCGCGGAAAGCGAAATCGACCGGGTGATTGTAGCCATGAGGGGTCAATCGGCCGGGCTGCAGGCGCAAATGTCGGCCAAGCAAAGAGCGGTTACTACCCTAAGGGCCAAAGACACCGGCGGTTTTTTCCCGCAGTAA
- a CDS encoding NF038143 family protein, which produces MASLDAKYDAILAREQQFALTVARKVVDKPELSVWMFLIPIVFIYYIHRYQKFQAGVKLFSKEFVFTKKAALDAAFQITRNGVSKDEALATCCPDEEAGSAADEALATCCSDTALVKEIRRKQFKEVAFLVDHYVRLLTADGDSYQSLVKKAYTRAGYRQFLKQLQQVEKEVNQAAKHAFKETEGFLEFMSKMEVATELLRQEETKKLFNGSNL; this is translated from the coding sequence GTGGCATCCTTGGACGCAAAATACGATGCGATCCTGGCCCGAGAACAACAGTTCGCCCTGACCGTGGCCAGGAAAGTTGTGGACAAACCGGAGTTATCGGTCTGGATGTTTTTGATCCCGATCGTATTCATCTACTACATCCACCGCTACCAGAAGTTCCAGGCCGGTGTGAAACTATTCAGTAAGGAGTTCGTGTTTACGAAAAAGGCGGCGCTCGATGCGGCCTTCCAGATAACTAGGAACGGTGTATCCAAAGACGAAGCGCTGGCAACCTGTTGCCCCGACGAGGAAGCAGGCTCTGCTGCAGACGAAGCGCTGGCAACCTGTTGCTCCGATACCGCGCTGGTGAAGGAGATCCGCCGGAAGCAATTCAAGGAGGTCGCTTTCCTCGTTGATCATTATGTCAGGCTGCTCACGGCCGACGGCGACAGTTATCAGTCGCTGGTGAAGAAAGCCTATACCCGCGCCGGCTACCGCCAATTCCTCAAGCAGCTCCAGCAGGTGGAAAAGGAAGTAAACCAGGCCGCAAAGCACGCCTTTAAAGAAACCGAGGGTTTCTTGGAATTCATGTCGAAGATGGAGGTAGCTACCGAGCTTCTGAGACAGGAAGAAACAAAGAAGCTCTTTAACGGGTCAAACCTTTAA
- a CDS encoding DUF368 domain-containing protein, whose translation MLLIVFKGMLIGIAALVPGVSGGTLAFVLGIYERLVAALGGLVFNSTRRRKDLVFLLLVLVGAALGILTFARMFHVLLATPLLAQPTYLFFAGLIIGFLPFFLKIHPDMKLTAKRLATLLAGLFLLILFALIGDRAEITQFPETGSGAPAAFTVAGINWPYGLWLLFCGFLAAGSMVAPGFSGSALLISLGEYQNILYFVNEMVLVPLAFFAAGALPGIIIFARIINLLLKNYPTPTFYFILGLVLASLYQLGLEIAAVLNLAGLNLAAGLMALIAGFYVAYLLNRIRHIETKNPPI comes from the coding sequence ATGTTACTCATCGTCTTCAAAGGAATGCTCATCGGCATCGCCGCCCTGGTTCCCGGCGTCTCCGGGGGGACGTTGGCCTTTGTTCTGGGAATCTACGAAAGGCTGGTCGCCGCCCTCGGCGGCCTGGTCTTCAACAGTACCAGGAGAAGAAAAGATCTTGTTTTTCTATTACTTGTTTTAGTGGGCGCAGCGCTCGGAATTCTGACTTTTGCCAGAATGTTTCACGTCCTCCTGGCTACACCTTTACTGGCCCAACCAACTTATTTGTTCTTTGCCGGGCTGATCATCGGCTTTCTTCCTTTTTTCCTGAAAATCCACCCCGACATGAAATTAACCGCCAAACGCCTGGCCACCCTGCTTGCTGGCTTGTTTTTGCTGATCCTTTTCGCCCTGATCGGCGACCGGGCGGAAATCACCCAATTCCCGGAAACCGGTTCCGGAGCGCCGGCGGCTTTCACGGTAGCGGGCATCAACTGGCCATACGGTCTCTGGCTGCTCTTTTGCGGTTTTTTAGCTGCCGGTTCAATGGTTGCACCGGGATTTTCCGGATCCGCCCTGCTGATCAGTTTAGGAGAATACCAAAACATCTTGTATTTTGTAAATGAAATGGTCCTGGTGCCTCTGGCCTTTTTCGCTGCCGGTGCCCTTCCGGGGATCATTATTTTCGCCCGAATCATCAATCTGCTGTTGAAAAACTATCCGACGCCGACCTTTTACTTTATTCTGGGGCTGGTGCTGGCCTCTCTTTATCAGCTCGGGTTGGAAATAGCGGCCGTTTTGAATCTTGCCGGACTGAACCTTGCGGCCGGCCTGATGGCCTTGATCGCCGGGTTTTATGTTGCCTATCTGCTGAACCGGATCAGGCACATAGAAACTAAAAACCCGCCTATTTAA
- a CDS encoding tyrosine-protein phosphatase, translating to MIDLHAHILPGVDDGAVNEAEAVAAARQALAIGIGAIVATPHVIPGVFSNGRRLILERVARLQAVLDAAGLAVRVFPGAEYYLEPELPEKLDRGELLTLNDRGKHVLVELPMVGVPAYADRVLFELLVRGVTPVLAHPERNRELAARPERLYQLVEQGVLVQITAASLVGLFGRDVRAAAELFVRQHWVHFVASDLHGPGARLAALREIQDRLTIFVGNEVMSLLLHENPRRILEGQPVESGTPRELDVRNNWFKRVFQKK from the coding sequence ATGATCGATCTGCACGCCCATATTCTGCCCGGGGTGGACGACGGCGCCGTGAATGAGGCCGAGGCCGTCGCCGCGGCACGACAGGCTCTGGCCATCGGGATCGGCGCGATTGTGGCCACGCCGCACGTCATCCCGGGGGTGTTTAGCAACGGCCGCAGGCTTATTCTGGAGCGGGTCGCCCGGCTGCAGGCGGTACTGGATGCGGCGGGACTGGCGGTGCGCGTTTTCCCCGGCGCGGAATACTACCTAGAGCCAGAGCTTCCGGAAAAGCTGGACCGGGGGGAACTGCTGACCCTGAATGACCGCGGGAAACACGTGCTCGTGGAACTGCCCATGGTAGGGGTTCCTGCGTATGCGGACCGGGTGCTTTTTGAGTTGTTGGTGCGCGGGGTGACGCCCGTGCTGGCGCACCCGGAGCGCAACCGGGAACTGGCGGCGCGCCCGGAAAGGTTGTACCAACTGGTGGAGCAGGGCGTCCTGGTGCAGATTACGGCGGCCAGCTTGGTCGGCCTGTTCGGGCGGGACGTGCGAGCGGCCGCCGAGCTGTTTGTCCGGCAACACTGGGTGCATTTCGTGGCCTCGGACCTGCACGGCCCCGGCGCGCGCCTGGCGGCCTTGAGGGAGATACAAGACAGGCTCACCATATTCGTGGGCAATGAGGTAATGAGCCTTCTGCTGCACGAAAACCCCCGGCGCATCCTGGAGGGGCAGCCGGTGGAATCCGGCACACCCCGAGAATTGGATGTCCGGAATAACTGGTTTAAGCGCGTGTTTCAAAAAAAATAA
- a CDS encoding nitroreductase family protein — protein MELVDALRTRRSIRKYREDQIPDQTLRELLELATWAPSGMNSQPWVFAVVQDREYMRRLSDEAKALMLARLKDFPKLERYRRIMTNPDFNIFYNAPTLVLIYGDTGVLTYKYDCSMAALNLMLAAWDRGIGSCWIGFATATCDSPAVKDKLAVPADHQAVAPVILGYPQTVPSWGKRNAPRIVSWLKPKTLGSDHP, from the coding sequence GTGGAGTTGGTGGACGCGCTCCGGACCCGCCGGAGCATCAGGAAGTACAGGGAAGACCAGATTCCGGACCAGACGCTCCGGGAACTCCTGGAGCTGGCCACCTGGGCGCCGAGCGGAATGAACAGCCAGCCCTGGGTGTTCGCCGTGGTGCAGGACCGGGAATACATGCGCCGGCTTTCCGACGAGGCCAAGGCCCTCATGCTCGCGAGGCTCAAGGACTTTCCCAAGCTGGAACGTTACCGCCGGATTATGACCAACCCGGACTTCAACATCTTTTACAACGCGCCGACCCTGGTTCTGATCTACGGCGACACCGGCGTGCTGACCTACAAGTACGACTGCAGCATGGCCGCCTTGAATCTTATGCTCGCCGCCTGGGACCGGGGCATAGGCAGTTGCTGGATCGGCTTCGCCACCGCGACCTGCGACTCGCCCGCCGTCAAGGATAAGCTCGCCGTGCCGGCGGACCACCAGGCGGTGGCCCCGGTCATTCTGGGCTACCCGCAAACCGTCCCGTCCTGGGGCAAAAGAAACGCACCCCGCATCGTCAGCTGGCTGAAGCCGAAAACCCTCGGGAGCGACCATCCGTGA
- a CDS encoding radical SAM protein, translating to MAVLRGGGTCAVCGTKERNVAPALAVCADCIRDRPAQAEAHIHRARTRSRVQLGLPAQPPRDPTGPVCRLCVNECRPGPGQLGYCGLRVNRDGKLVHLAGTAREGVVSWYYDPLPTNCVADWVCAGGTGAGYPKFAHRRGPEYGWYNLAVFLGACSYDCLFCQNRSFQQMAVRAAPRAGARDLAAAVRPDTACICYFGGDPTPQLPYTIAVSEMVRAAHPQRILRICWETNGSMHPGLLERIARTAVETGGCVKFDLKAWDRHLHLALTGVSNERTLANFERAAAHIPRRPDPPPLVAGTLLVPGYVDRREVAALARFIAQLDPNLPYTLLAFHPCHLMRDLPTTARLQAEDCRQAALDAGLTRVRLGNVPLLS from the coding sequence GTGGCGGTTTTGCGAGGAGGGGGGACTTGCGCGGTCTGCGGCACAAAAGAGCGAAATGTGGCGCCGGCGCTGGCGGTGTGTGCGGACTGCATCCGCGACCGTCCAGCGCAGGCGGAGGCTCATATTCACCGGGCGCGAACCCGATCCCGGGTACAGCTTGGTCTGCCGGCACAACCGCCGCGCGACCCAACGGGTCCGGTGTGCCGGCTCTGTGTCAACGAGTGCCGCCCCGGGCCCGGTCAGCTGGGTTACTGCGGACTCCGCGTCAACCGGGACGGGAAGCTGGTCCACCTGGCCGGCACAGCCCGGGAGGGAGTGGTCAGTTGGTACTATGATCCGTTGCCCACCAACTGTGTGGCCGACTGGGTCTGCGCCGGCGGCACGGGAGCCGGGTATCCGAAATTCGCCCACCGGCGCGGCCCGGAGTACGGCTGGTACAACCTGGCCGTGTTCCTGGGGGCCTGCTCCTACGACTGCCTGTTCTGCCAGAACCGGAGTTTTCAGCAAATGGCTGTTCGCGCCGCCCCCCGCGCCGGCGCCCGCGACCTGGCGGCGGCCGTCCGCCCGGACACCGCCTGCATCTGTTACTTCGGCGGCGACCCCACCCCGCAACTGCCCTACACCATCGCCGTGTCGGAAATGGTGCGTGCCGCCCACCCGCAGCGCATTCTGCGCATTTGCTGGGAAACAAACGGCTCTATGCACCCCGGCCTCCTCGAGCGCATCGCGCGCACCGCCGTGGAAACGGGCGGTTGCGTGAAGTTCGACTTAAAAGCCTGGGACCGGCACCTGCACCTGGCTTTGACCGGGGTGAGCAACGAACGCACCCTGGCCAACTTCGAGCGCGCCGCCGCCCACATCCCCCGCCGACCGGACCCGCCGCCGCTGGTCGCTGGCACCCTGCTGGTGCCGGGATACGTGGACCGGCGGGAGGTGGCCGCCTTGGCGCGGTTTATCGCGCAACTGGATCCCAACCTGCCGTACACGCTGCTGGCCTTTCATCCCTGCCACCTAATGCGCGATCTGCCGACCACCGCGCGCTTGCAGGCGGAGGACTGCCGCCAAGCCGCCCTCGACGCCGGGCTGACCAGGGTCCGTCTCGGCAATGTACCCCTGCTCTCTTAA
- a CDS encoding response regulator, whose amino-acid sequence MGTIMSTNGKILLVDDSPLFRAYLKNFINSKYSLEIEEITSTRELSRYLSTFGVDNLLLIIIDLYLPDGNGLEVLHQYREVSGGKEIPFLLVSARIDSSSAALALKTGAKGIIAKPVNLEKLREKVDAILLSEYRLKERASVIEYYDQVKVEVKRAQRAKYPLSLLLAGIFTTETFHALYKESSYHRIIDLKSKYPEKLRGIMRETDSIINLSPSEYFLILPFTDSEGILAVKKKLEKIYCELIPEEERNTLIMVIGTATFPKDSEKPDELISKLEIDFKEQFSAAKRNIVNTQ is encoded by the coding sequence GTGGGGACTATCATGTCAACAAATGGGAAAATCCTACTGGTCGATGACTCGCCTCTTTTCAGGGCTTACTTGAAGAATTTTATCAACAGCAAGTATTCCCTGGAAATTGAGGAGATCACTTCGACCCGGGAACTGTCCCGCTATCTCAGTACTTTTGGCGTGGATAACCTTTTGCTAATCATCATTGACCTCTATCTTCCCGATGGCAACGGGCTCGAAGTCCTGCATCAATACCGGGAGGTTTCCGGCGGCAAAGAAATCCCCTTTCTTCTTGTCAGCGCGCGAATTGACAGCAGTTCGGCCGCTCTTGCCCTCAAGACAGGCGCTAAGGGTATCATAGCCAAACCGGTAAACCTGGAGAAACTGAGGGAAAAGGTAGACGCTATCCTTTTGTCGGAATACAGACTCAAGGAGCGAGCGTCGGTGATAGAGTATTACGACCAGGTCAAGGTTGAAGTCAAGCGGGCCCAGAGGGCGAAGTATCCGCTGAGCCTGCTCCTGGCCGGTATTTTTACCACCGAAACCTTCCACGCCCTCTACAAGGAAAGCAGCTACCATCGGATCATCGACCTAAAGAGTAAGTATCCGGAAAAACTGCGGGGCATAATGAGAGAGACGGACAGCATAATAAACCTTTCCCCCAGCGAATACTTCTTGATTCTCCCCTTTACTGACAGCGAAGGTATCCTTGCCGTCAAAAAGAAGCTGGAAAAGATCTATTGCGAACTCATTCCCGAGGAAGAACGAAACACCCTAATCATGGTAATAGGGACGGCCACCTTTCCGAAGGACAGCGAAAAACCTGATGAACTGATCTCAAAATTAGAAATAGACTTCAAAGAACAATTCTCTGCCGCAAAAAGGAATATCGTAAATACTCAGTGA
- a CDS encoding radical SAM protein, translating into MKKMKKWECNLEFAKRYVSEKALQELLSYLSKDPVTHMERLLGLGKLLARREEHRRNVAVVENAIASNQAMRRLAEGLLKDTHPNVRHRLLYNWFINSTLLGIPLQRRLSEKKGFNVPYLILVDPTSACNLRCEGCWAGAYAMHDELEYERLDSLCSEAKELGIYWIVMSGGEPFLYPRLFDLAAKHSDMAFMLYTNGTRIDDRVADRIVEVGNLSPAFSLEGWEERTDRRRGPGVFKKVVAAMDRLRERGAVFGVSLTATRENVEEITSDGFVDFLVEKGARYGWIFHYIPIGRNPNPDLMLTPEQRAYMATRVPAVRRNKPIMLADFWNDGELTQGCIAGGRRYFHVTASGAVQPCAFVHFSTHDIYHHSLEEVLRSPLFTAFQKRQPFCGDHLRPCPIIDVPSALREIMTESGAKPTHDGAGDVLKEKVGEHLDRRAAAWAAAVAEVRSRQAVKTGS; encoded by the coding sequence ATGAAAAAGATGAAAAAGTGGGAGTGTAACCTGGAATTTGCCAAGCGTTACGTAAGCGAGAAGGCACTGCAGGAACTGTTGAGTTACCTGAGCAAGGATCCGGTTACGCACATGGAGCGGTTGCTGGGCCTCGGCAAGCTTTTAGCCCGGCGGGAAGAACACCGGCGGAACGTGGCCGTGGTGGAAAACGCCATCGCCTCCAACCAGGCTATGCGCCGGCTGGCGGAAGGGTTATTGAAAGATACCCATCCCAACGTACGGCACCGGCTGCTTTATAACTGGTTTATCAACTCTACCCTGCTGGGCATCCCCTTGCAGCGCCGCCTGTCGGAGAAAAAGGGGTTCAACGTGCCTTACCTTATCCTGGTGGACCCGACCAGCGCCTGCAACCTGCGGTGCGAAGGCTGCTGGGCCGGCGCCTACGCCATGCATGACGAACTGGAGTATGAACGGCTGGACAGCCTCTGCAGTGAGGCCAAGGAACTGGGCATCTACTGGATCGTGATGTCCGGCGGGGAGCCCTTCTTGTACCCGCGCCTGTTCGACTTGGCCGCCAAACACAGCGACATGGCCTTCATGTTGTATACCAACGGCACCAGGATCGATGATCGGGTAGCAGACCGGATTGTGGAGGTGGGCAACCTATCCCCGGCATTCAGCCTGGAGGGTTGGGAGGAAAGGACCGACCGCCGGCGGGGGCCGGGGGTGTTCAAAAAGGTAGTCGCCGCCATGGACCGGTTGCGGGAACGGGGAGCAGTATTCGGCGTTTCCCTTACCGCCACCCGGGAAAACGTGGAAGAGATTACCTCCGACGGCTTTGTGGACTTCCTGGTGGAGAAGGGAGCCCGGTACGGCTGGATCTTCCACTACATCCCCATCGGCCGTAACCCCAATCCGGACCTGATGCTGACACCGGAGCAGCGAGCCTACATGGCCACGCGCGTGCCCGCCGTCCGCAGGAACAAGCCCATCATGCTGGCCGACTTCTGGAACGACGGAGAACTGACCCAGGGGTGTATCGCCGGTGGGAGGCGGTACTTCCATGTTACCGCCAGCGGCGCGGTGCAGCCGTGCGCCTTTGTTCACTTTTCCACTCACGATATTTACCATCACAGTCTGGAGGAGGTCTTGCGCTCGCCTTTGTTTACCGCCTTCCAAAAAAGGCAGCCTTTCTGCGGGGACCACCTGCGGCCGTGTCCCATTATCGATGTACCTTCAGCCCTCCGAGAAATAATGACGGAAAGCGGGGCCAAGCCCACCCACGACGGTGCCGGCGACGTGCTGAAAGAGAAAGTGGGAGAACATCTCGACCGGCGGGCGGCGGCTTGGGCGGCGGCAGTTGCGGAGGTACGGTCTCGGCAAGCCGTGAAGACCGGATCCTGA
- a CDS encoding patatin-like phospholipase family protein, with product MEERRTVEERPRIGLALGGGGARGYAHLGVLKAFREANIPIDVIAGTSMGAVVGAAYASGYRIDELIDMALQIRWRRLVSLADPTIPRQGVIAGNRLEKYFDALTMGREFNQLEKTLIVVAADIATGEEVRINSGPVARALRASTAVPGIFCPVKSGRRILVDGSVTSPVPLAAAAEAGAAVVVAVDVCSPVDRTDVLVQAWKCWKEMPSKKAYRLTGAPGFWRFLKPVLPESVNIVSRSLDLYDRYVNTSPRVTPSVRRWLLRPAVEDVRWYEFHRVRECIQAGEAVGRQAADQIKALLKTEDLAGGAGH from the coding sequence ATGGAGGAAAGGCGAACGGTTGAAGAAAGGCCGCGAATCGGCCTGGCCCTAGGGGGCGGCGGCGCCAGGGGTTATGCCCACCTGGGGGTGCTCAAGGCTTTCCGGGAGGCGAACATCCCTATTGACGTTATCGCCGGGACCAGTATGGGAGCAGTAGTGGGTGCCGCCTATGCCTCGGGATACCGGATCGATGAATTGATAGATATGGCCCTCCAGATCCGATGGCGGCGGTTGGTTAGCCTGGCAGACCCGACTATACCCCGCCAAGGGGTGATTGCCGGCAACCGGTTGGAAAAGTATTTTGACGCTTTGACCATGGGTAGAGAGTTTAATCAACTGGAAAAAACCTTAATCGTGGTTGCCGCCGACATTGCCACCGGAGAGGAGGTGCGCATCAATTCCGGGCCGGTGGCCCGGGCCTTACGGGCCAGCACCGCGGTGCCGGGCATCTTTTGCCCGGTCAAGTCAGGTCGGCGGATACTGGTGGATGGGTCGGTAACCTCGCCGGTGCCGCTGGCAGCAGCCGCAGAAGCGGGGGCGGCGGTGGTGGTGGCCGTAGATGTTTGCTCACCGGTGGACCGGACTGATGTCCTGGTGCAGGCATGGAAGTGCTGGAAGGAGATGCCTTCCAAGAAAGCGTATCGCCTGACGGGCGCACCGGGTTTCTGGCGTTTCCTGAAGCCGGTGCTGCCCGAGAGTGTCAACATTGTCAGCCGCTCACTGGACCTGTATGACCGCTATGTCAACACTTCCCCGCGGGTGACTCCCTCCGTGCGCCGCTGGCTGTTAAGGCCGGCGGTGGAAGACGTGAGGTGGTACGAGTTTCACCGGGTCAGGGAGTGCATCCAGGCAGGGGAAGCAGTGGGAAGGCAGGCGGCCGATCAGATCAAAGCCTTACTGAAAACAGAGGACCTTGCCGGAGGAGCCGGCCATTGA
- a CDS encoding lysophospholipid acyltransferase family protein → MTYTLAKLISKYFLWFLGKPAIAGQENIPRTGPVIVVANHTSLLDGFLLAAFWPRRITFLSAAYLFRLPVVGAFLRAIGAIQVQNERSELAGMRAALRVLQGGGTLGLFPEGRVCQTDKLCPFQTGWAYLALKTGAPVLPVAIKGTRTALPVGAVFPRRSKIFMQIAAPWTLEKVRRPEQETLAAMNMRLMNQMEQMLSEM, encoded by the coding sequence ATGACCTACACGTTGGCTAAGTTGATTTCTAAGTACTTTTTGTGGTTTTTGGGGAAACCGGCAATTGCCGGGCAAGAAAACATCCCCCGCACAGGCCCGGTGATTGTGGTGGCCAACCACACCAGTCTTTTGGACGGCTTCCTCTTGGCGGCTTTTTGGCCGCGGCGGATCACGTTTCTCTCCGCAGCCTACTTGTTCAGGTTGCCGGTAGTGGGAGCGTTTTTGCGTGCTATCGGCGCCATCCAGGTGCAAAACGAGAGGAGCGAGTTGGCGGGAATGAGGGCAGCCTTACGGGTATTGCAGGGAGGGGGTACCCTCGGGCTTTTCCCTGAGGGCCGGGTTTGTCAAACGGACAAGCTTTGTCCATTCCAAACAGGATGGGCGTATCTTGCCCTGAAGACAGGGGCGCCGGTGCTGCCGGTGGCGATCAAGGGAACCAGAACGGCACTGCCGGTAGGTGCCGTCTTCCCGCGCCGCAGTAAAATCTTCATGCAAATCGCTGCTCCGTGGACGCTGGAAAAGGTCCGGCGACCGGAACAGGAAACATTGGCAGCTATGAATATGAGACTGATGAACCAAATGGAGCAAATGCTGAGTGAGATGTAG